In Canis lupus baileyi chromosome X, mCanLup2.hap1, whole genome shotgun sequence, one DNA window encodes the following:
- the GPR174 gene encoding probable G-protein coupled receptor 174 yields MPINVTCTGPDGDKTDFRYFIYAVTYTVILVPGLIGNILALWVFYGYMKETKRAVIFMINLAIADLLQVLSLPLRIFYYLNHDWPFGPGLCMFCFYLKYVNMYASIYFLVCISVRRFLFLIYPFRFHDCKQKYDLYISIAGWLIICLACLLFPLLRTSDDTAGNRTKCFVDLPTRNVNLAQYIAMMTIGELIGFVTPLLIVLYCTWKTVLSLHDKYPVAQDLGEKKKALKMILTCAGVFLICFAPYHFSFPLDFLVKSNKIQSCLTRRVILIFHSVALCLASMNSCLDPVIYYFTTNEFRRRLSRQDSIQLHAKSFVSNHTTELC; encoded by the coding sequence ATGCCTATTAATGTCACGTGTACTGGGCCAGATGGGGACAAGACAGATTTTCGATATTTTATCTATGCAGTGACATATACTGTAATTCTTGTGCCAGGTCTCATAGGGAATATATTAGCTTTATGGGTATTTTATGGCTATATGAAAGAAACCAAACGGGCTGTGATATTCATGATAAACTTAGCCATTGCTGACTTACTACAAGTTCTCTCCCTGCCACTGAGGATCTTTTACTACTTAAATCATGACTGGCCATTTGGGCCTGGCCTCTGCATGTTCTGTTTCTACCTGAAGTATGTCAACATGTATGCAAGCATCTACTTCTTGGTCTGCATAAGCGTGAGACggtttttgtttcttatatacCCCTTTCGCTTCCATGATTGCAAACAGAAATATGACCTATATATCAGCATTGCTGgctggttgatcatctgccttgcctgtcttctctttcctctcctcagaACCAGTGATGACACCGCAGGTAATAGAACCAAATGTTTTGTGGATCTTCCTACCAGGAATGTCAATTTGGCCCAGTATATTGCCATGATGACCATTGGCGAATTGATTGGGTTTGTCACTCCTCTTCTGATTGTCCTATATTGTACCTGGAAGACAGTTTTATCACTGCATGATAAATATCCTGTGGCCCAAGAccttggggagaaaaagaaagccttGAAGATGATTCTAACCTGTGCAGGAGTATTCCTAATTTGCTTTGCACCTTATCACTTCAGTTTTCCTTTGGATTTCCTGGTCAAGTCCAACAAAATTCAAAGCTGCCTAACCAGAAGGGTGATTCTAATATTTCATTCAGTTGCTCTCTGTCTTGCTAGTATGAATTCCTGTCTTGACCCAGTCATATACTACTTCACCACTAATGAGTTCAGAAGACGACTTTCAAGACAAGATAGCATCCAACTCCATGCAAAATCCTTTGTAAGCAACCATACCACTGAATTAtgctaa